One Photobacterium sp. TY1-4 genomic window carries:
- a CDS encoding Lon protease family protein, translating into MSVKPLSSDKLYRASALNELAADCTSTKHLTPLDEIVGQERAQKAVEFAMSIKEKGYNIYAVGRNGLGKRTMILRYLNRHDPNGSSVSLYDWCYVANFEETRSPNVLKLPPGTGHQFKKEIEKLMLRLVKALPLAFDNEMYYSRSETLKNQLTQKQESSLVTLTNEAKEKSVSLSLTPQGEYQLVAMNGEEPHTEETFAKLSEAEQQQFDETINELEKKLRGIVRQLTEMEEEFSDKFEKLNEEVALDVVVHFIKPLKKIYKGLPEVKAYLTAMQKDILDNLDIFLEESEEQVALAYAALDKKMPRRYQVNVLVSQDPDSKFPIVVEDSPSYHSIFGYVENATYKGTVFTDFSLIRAGSLHRANGGVLLMDAVKVLERPYVWDGLKRALRARKLNVNSLEREVTLSGAISLEPEDIPLNVKIILFGDYQTYQLLQQYDPDFSELFRVTADFEDEMARTDASEEQYARFISSIVNESEMLHCDRKAIARIIDYSSRQAGDQNKLSLHSADIANLLRESNYVAKLSKATMIRANHVEQALLSQEMRVSRLKDQVMQTFQNGTTLIDTEGAVTGQINGLSVISTTDYQFGAPNRITASTAFGEGEVFDIERQVKLGGRIHSKGVMILSAYLASVFGRTKTIPLKTHLTFEQSYGGVDGDSASMAELCAIVSAFSQTPLRQDVAITGSMNQFGQAQPIGGVNEKIEGFFDVCVIKGRQPTQGVIIPQSNAHNLMLRKDIVEAVEKGEFHIWAISHVSEAIEILTGKPAGVWSEETGYPLDSVYGLAQVKLNALRL; encoded by the coding sequence ATGTCAGTGAAACCTCTGAGCAGTGACAAACTTTATCGTGCGTCGGCCCTGAACGAGCTGGCGGCGGACTGTACCTCGACCAAGCATTTAACACCGCTGGATGAAATTGTCGGCCAGGAACGGGCCCAAAAAGCGGTGGAGTTTGCCATGTCGATTAAAGAGAAGGGCTACAACATTTACGCCGTCGGGCGCAATGGGTTGGGGAAGCGGACCATGATCCTGCGCTACCTCAACCGGCATGATCCGAACGGCAGCAGTGTGTCGCTCTATGACTGGTGCTATGTGGCGAACTTTGAAGAAACCCGCAGCCCGAATGTGCTCAAGCTTCCGCCGGGCACCGGTCACCAGTTCAAAAAAGAAATCGAAAAATTGATGCTGCGGCTGGTCAAGGCACTGCCGTTGGCCTTTGACAATGAAATGTATTATAGCCGCTCTGAGACGCTGAAAAACCAGCTGACCCAGAAGCAGGAAAGTTCGCTGGTCACGCTGACCAACGAGGCGAAAGAGAAAAGTGTCAGCTTGTCATTGACCCCGCAAGGGGAATACCAGCTGGTGGCGATGAACGGCGAAGAGCCGCACACGGAAGAAACTTTTGCCAAGTTGTCGGAAGCAGAGCAGCAACAGTTTGATGAGACGATCAATGAGTTGGAGAAAAAGCTCCGGGGGATCGTGCGCCAGCTGACGGAGATGGAAGAAGAGTTTTCTGACAAATTTGAGAAGCTCAACGAAGAGGTGGCGCTGGATGTCGTCGTGCACTTCATCAAGCCGTTGAAAAAAATCTATAAAGGGCTGCCGGAAGTCAAAGCCTATCTGACGGCGATGCAGAAAGACATTCTGGACAACCTGGATATTTTCCTTGAAGAGAGTGAAGAGCAGGTGGCGCTGGCCTATGCGGCACTGGATAAGAAAATGCCGCGCCGCTATCAGGTCAATGTACTGGTGAGCCAGGATCCGGACTCCAAGTTCCCGATTGTGGTGGAAGACAGCCCCAGCTACCACTCGATTTTCGGTTATGTCGAAAATGCCACCTACAAAGGCACGGTGTTTACCGATTTCTCGCTGATCCGAGCCGGGAGCCTGCATCGCGCCAATGGCGGGGTGCTGCTGATGGATGCGGTCAAAGTGCTGGAGCGCCCGTACGTCTGGGACGGTTTGAAACGTGCGCTGCGGGCCCGCAAGCTCAATGTGAATTCGCTGGAGCGAGAAGTGACCTTGTCCGGCGCCATTTCGCTGGAGCCGGAAGATATCCCGCTCAACGTCAAAATTATTCTGTTCGGGGATTATCAGACCTATCAGCTGTTGCAGCAGTATGATCCGGATTTCAGCGAGCTGTTTCGGGTGACCGCCGATTTTGAAGATGAAATGGCGCGGACCGACGCCTCAGAGGAGCAGTATGCCCGGTTTATCTCCAGCATCGTCAATGAAAGTGAGATGCTGCACTGTGATCGCAAGGCCATTGCCCGGATCATCGATTACAGCTCCCGTCAGGCGGGCGATCAGAACAAGCTGTCACTGCACTCGGCCGATATTGCCAACTTGCTGCGCGAGAGTAACTATGTCGCGAAATTGTCCAAGGCGACCATGATCCGCGCTAACCACGTGGAGCAGGCGTTGCTGAGCCAGGAGATGCGGGTCAGCCGGCTTAAAGATCAGGTGATGCAGACGTTTCAAAATGGCACCACGCTGATTGATACCGAGGGGGCTGTGACCGGGCAGATCAACGGGTTGTCGGTGATCTCGACCACCGATTACCAGTTCGGCGCGCCAAACCGGATCACCGCCAGCACGGCGTTTGGTGAGGGAGAAGTGTTTGATATCGAGCGCCAGGTCAAACTGGGCGGACGGATCCACTCCAAAGGGGTGATGATCCTGTCGGCTTATCTGGCATCAGTCTTCGGTCGGACCAAGACGATTCCGCTCAAAACCCACCTGACGTTCGAGCAGTCATATGGTGGCGTAGACGGCGACAGTGCGTCGATGGCAGAGCTGTGCGCCATTGTGTCGGCGTTTTCCCAGACGCCGCTGCGTCAGGATGTGGCGATCACCGGTTCGATGAACCAGTTTGGTCAGGCGCAGCCGATTGGCGGTGTGAATGAGAAGATTGAAGGCTTCTTTGATGTTTGCGTGATTAAGGGCCGCCAGCCGACGCAAGGGGTGATCATTCCCCAATCCAACGCCCATAATCTGATGCTGCGCAAAGACATTGTGGAAGCGGTGGAAAAAGGCGAGTTCCATATCTGGGCGATCAGCCATGTGTCGGAAGCAATCGAGATCCTGACCGGTAAACCGGCCGGAGTATGGTCGGAAGAGACCGGCTATCCGCTTGATTCCGTGTACGGCCTGGCACAGGTCAAGCTGAATGCGCTGCGGCTCTAG
- a CDS encoding hydroxymethylglutaryl-CoA reductase: protein MPKLNLHRRDYLTSVLSHLSAEEMQQRLSPDHATPVRKLPRSPFLTPSSVEKRWQVLDNDDAKAQLLDPATQAQMPCYQKNIENFIGTVKLPVGIAGPLRVNGLFAQGDYTVPLATSEAALVASYHRGAQLITQAGGATAMLLNEGVTRTPCFAFADLARAGQFVAWAVTQYDAFKQVAESTTRHGKLSDISVNIEGNHVYLVFEYLTGDASGQNMVTISTNAVFEYILHHTPVKPTQAYLDGNLSGDKKATAQTLRSVRGKKVTAEVHIPPALIKQYLHTTPAQMADFTRMTTVGGTLSGSIGINAHYANALAAFYIACGQDAACVAESAVGITRIEMADNGDLYASVTLPNLMLGTVGGGTSLPSQHACLDLLGLVGSGQSQALAEVCASLCLAGELSIVGAFCAGHFSRAHHKLARG, encoded by the coding sequence ATGCCTAAACTCAACCTGCACCGCCGGGATTACCTGACCTCCGTGCTCAGCCATTTGTCTGCCGAGGAAATGCAGCAGCGCCTGAGCCCGGATCACGCCACCCCGGTGCGTAAACTTCCCCGCTCCCCGTTCCTGACCCCGAGCAGTGTGGAAAAACGCTGGCAGGTTTTGGACAACGACGACGCCAAAGCCCAGCTGCTCGATCCCGCGACACAAGCGCAGATGCCCTGCTACCAGAAAAATATCGAGAACTTTATCGGTACGGTCAAACTGCCGGTCGGGATTGCCGGCCCGCTGCGGGTCAACGGCCTGTTTGCCCAGGGCGATTACACGGTGCCGTTGGCAACGTCAGAAGCAGCCCTGGTGGCTTCTTATCATCGCGGGGCGCAGTTGATCACCCAGGCGGGCGGCGCCACGGCGATGTTACTCAATGAAGGGGTCACCCGCACGCCGTGTTTTGCCTTTGCCGATCTGGCGCGCGCCGGACAGTTCGTCGCCTGGGCCGTCACGCAGTATGATGCCTTCAAGCAGGTGGCCGAATCCACCACCCGCCACGGTAAATTGTCGGATATCAGCGTCAATATTGAAGGCAACCACGTCTACCTGGTATTCGAATATCTGACCGGGGATGCGTCGGGCCAGAACATGGTGACCATTTCGACCAACGCGGTGTTTGAATATATTCTTCACCACACCCCGGTGAAACCAACGCAAGCCTACCTGGACGGCAACCTGTCCGGCGATAAGAAGGCCACCGCACAAACCCTGCGCAGTGTGCGCGGCAAGAAAGTCACGGCAGAAGTTCACATCCCCCCGGCGCTGATCAAACAGTATCTCCACACCACACCGGCCCAAATGGCGGACTTTACCCGGATGACCACGGTCGGCGGCACGCTGAGCGGCAGCATCGGGATCAACGCCCACTACGCCAATGCGCTGGCTGCGTTCTATATTGCCTGCGGCCAGGACGCCGCCTGCGTGGCTGAATCAGCGGTCGGGATCACCCGGATTGAAATGGCGGACAATGGCGATCTCTACGCTTCGGTGACGCTGCCAAACCTGATGCTGGGCACCGTCGGCGGCGGTACTTCCCTGCCCAGTCAGCATGCCTGCCTGGATCTGCTCGGCCTGGTCGGCAGCGGCCAGTCACAAGCGCTGGCCGAGGTCTGTGCTTCCCTGTGTCTGGCGGGCGAGCTGTCGATTGTCGGCGCTTTCTGTGCCGGTCATTTCTCACGGGCCCACCATAAACTCGCGCGCGGCTAA
- a CDS encoding M28 family metallopeptidase produces the protein MRNTTLLAFLISTVCTQAYAEDKVWISIGSDASETVKSVMQHNARALLPESLASSGPVWVGQVDSSQLAELSHHMHEDHQRCGGYMVHSSAESAIAASNIPQSLAAFPIPVISQQDTVNAWLPQVSSQAITGTISSLTSFINRFYTTTSGAQASDWLANEWRSLSTALPNASVTQVSHFGYNQKSVVLTITGSEKPDEWIVLGGHLDSTIGSHTNEQSVAPGADDDASGIASVTEIIRVLSENNFQPKRSIAFMAYAAEEVGLRGSQDLANQYKAEGKKVISALQLDMTNYQGSVEDIVFITDYTDSNLTTFLSQLVDEYLPSLTYGFDTCGYACSDHASWHKAGFSAAMPFESKFNDYNPMIHTTNDTLQNSDPTGSHAMKFTQLGLAYAIEMASAVGGTPPPPTDNVLIDGVPVNGLSGTTGSQVRYRFELPAQKTLQISTSGGSGDVDLYVAHGSEASKQNWDCRPYRNGNNEVCTFTGATPGTYSILLDGYRQFSGVTLQASTQ, from the coding sequence ATGAGAAACACAACGTTATTGGCTTTCCTCATTTCAACGGTTTGCACCCAGGCTTATGCCGAAGATAAAGTCTGGATCTCCATTGGTTCAGATGCCAGTGAAACCGTGAAATCCGTCATGCAACACAACGCTCGCGCTTTATTGCCGGAGTCCTTGGCCAGCAGCGGACCCGTATGGGTTGGGCAGGTGGATTCCAGTCAGTTGGCGGAGCTTTCGCATCACATGCACGAAGACCATCAACGCTGCGGCGGTTATATGGTCCATTCATCTGCAGAAAGTGCCATCGCAGCCAGCAACATCCCGCAGTCTCTTGCTGCTTTTCCGATCCCTGTGATCAGCCAGCAAGACACCGTGAACGCCTGGTTGCCTCAGGTCAGTTCACAAGCAATTACCGGCACCATCAGTTCATTGACCAGCTTCATCAACCGTTTTTATACCACCACTTCCGGCGCGCAAGCATCCGACTGGCTGGCCAATGAATGGCGTTCGCTGAGCACCGCTCTGCCCAATGCCAGCGTTACCCAAGTGTCGCACTTTGGTTACAATCAGAAATCCGTCGTATTGACAATCACGGGCTCAGAAAAACCGGATGAATGGATCGTACTGGGGGGACACCTGGATTCCACCATCGGCTCACATACCAATGAGCAGAGTGTCGCCCCCGGGGCCGACGACGATGCCTCAGGGATTGCCAGCGTGACGGAAATTATTCGTGTGCTGTCGGAGAACAATTTCCAGCCAAAACGCAGTATTGCCTTCATGGCCTATGCCGCCGAAGAAGTGGGATTGCGCGGCTCCCAGGATCTGGCCAACCAATATAAAGCCGAGGGCAAAAAAGTCATTTCTGCCTTACAGCTGGACATGACCAACTACCAAGGTTCGGTTGAAGATATTGTCTTTATCACGGATTACACGGACAGCAATCTGACCACGTTCCTGAGCCAGTTGGTTGATGAGTATTTGCCAAGCTTAACCTACGGGTTCGACACCTGTGGTTATGCCTGCTCTGATCACGCCTCATGGCATAAAGCCGGTTTTTCTGCGGCCATGCCTTTTGAATCGAAGTTCAATGACTACAACCCGATGATCCATACGACGAACGACACGCTGCAAAACTCAGATCCTACCGGTTCACATGCGATGAAGTTCACCCAACTGGGCCTCGCCTACGCCATCGAAATGGCGAGTGCTGTTGGCGGCACCCCACCACCGCCAACAGACAATGTACTGATTGACGGTGTACCGGTGAACGGTTTGTCCGGAACAACGGGTAGTCAGGTGCGATATCGCTTTGAACTGCCGGCACAGAAAACCCTGCAAATCAGCACGTCCGGCGGCTCGGGAGATGTTGACCTGTATGTTGCACACGGCTCAGAAGCCAGCAAACAGAACTGGGATTGTCGCCCGTACCGAAATGGAAATAACGAAGTGTGTACCTTTACCGGGGCGACACCGGGAACCTACTCGATATTACTCGACGGCTATCGCCAATTCTCGGGCGTCACCCTTCAGGCATCGACTCAATAG
- a CDS encoding XRE family transcriptional regulator, whose product MSFASRLKSLIGEESISGFARRVELSEALIRKYLNGSEPSLSKANQIAMKANCSLEWLATGCGYLYRQAEVVDREALHAAYAHVHGHELTAEDAAKLHQLVTGYQFLRAHKKADGYLDISAMATFLAVAQKDEPAASK is encoded by the coding sequence ATGTCATTTGCATCACGCCTGAAATCACTGATTGGTGAAGAGAGCATCAGCGGCTTTGCCCGCCGGGTCGAACTCAGTGAAGCCCTGATCCGCAAATACTTAAACGGCAGCGAACCAAGCCTGAGCAAAGCCAATCAAATCGCCATGAAAGCCAATTGCTCACTGGAGTGGCTCGCCACCGGTTGTGGCTACCTGTATCGCCAGGCCGAAGTTGTGGACCGCGAGGCGTTGCATGCTGCCTATGCCCATGTTCACGGCCATGAACTCACCGCCGAAGATGCGGCCAAACTGCATCAACTGGTGACCGGTTATCAGTTCCTCCGGGCCCATAAGAAAGCCGACGGCTACCTCGATATCAGCGCCATGGCGACCTTCCTGGCAGTTGCCCAGAAAGATGAGCCCGCGGCGTCGAAGTAA
- a CDS encoding aldo/keto reductase family oxidoreductase, whose amino-acid sequence MVAKVELTPQGPQFSELVQGYWRLADWGMTPAQRLDFLKQHLALGITTVDHADIYGGYRCETLFGEALALEPSIRDQLEIVTKCDIKLCSDQYPAQRINHYDTSKAHIVESVNNSLARLQVDMIDVLLIHRPDVLMAADEVAEAFAELKQQGKVKHFGVSNFSPSQFELLQSRLDAPLVTNQVEINPLNFEVAHDGTLDQLQMKRTKPMAWSCLAGGEIFSGQSEQAVRVRNELEAIREEVGAQSIDQVIYAWVRRLPSKPLPIIGSGKIDRVQAAVDALNIELTREQWFRVWVASKGHGVP is encoded by the coding sequence ATGGTGGCAAAAGTTGAGTTAACGCCGCAGGGACCACAATTTTCTGAGCTGGTCCAGGGCTACTGGCGTTTGGCAGACTGGGGCATGACCCCGGCGCAGCGCCTGGATTTTCTAAAGCAGCACCTGGCACTGGGGATCACCACGGTAGACCATGCCGATATCTATGGTGGCTATCGCTGTGAAACCCTGTTTGGTGAGGCGCTTGCGCTGGAGCCGAGCATACGCGATCAACTGGAGATTGTGACCAAGTGCGATATCAAGCTGTGCTCTGACCAATATCCGGCGCAACGGATCAATCATTACGACACCAGCAAGGCGCACATTGTCGAGTCGGTGAACAATTCCCTGGCCCGCCTGCAGGTCGACATGATTGATGTCCTGCTGATCCACCGCCCGGATGTACTGATGGCGGCCGATGAGGTGGCCGAGGCGTTTGCCGAGCTGAAACAGCAGGGCAAAGTGAAACACTTCGGGGTCTCGAACTTTAGCCCGTCGCAGTTTGAACTGCTGCAATCGCGCCTGGATGCGCCGTTGGTGACCAACCAGGTGGAGATTAATCCGCTGAACTTTGAAGTGGCCCATGACGGCACGCTGGATCAGTTGCAGATGAAGCGCACCAAGCCGATGGCCTGGTCATGTCTGGCTGGTGGTGAGATTTTCTCCGGTCAGTCAGAGCAGGCTGTTCGGGTACGCAACGAGCTGGAAGCGATCCGTGAAGAAGTTGGCGCGCAAAGTATCGATCAGGTGATTTACGCTTGGGTGCGTCGTTTGCCGTCCAAGCCGCTGCCGATTATCGGCTCCGGCAAAATTGATCGGGTGCAGGCGGCCGTGGATGCACTGAACATTGAACTCACCCGTGAGCAGTGGTTCCGGGTCTGGGTGGCCTCCAAAGGCCACGGGGTGCCGTAA
- a CDS encoding universal stress protein, which yields MTYRHFLFPLAPKQALDAAFHQALHVANLIQAKVTLLTVIEELAELADLSRYSVSTLSLLEHATHECQRQLDQHKQDLQAQYPDIEFQSQVVTGVPYVEIIKVASQLQVDMIVIDAHREHKETACQWGTSTRHLMRESEVPIWALHQQQEPPKLAHIVVSLDVSHLDNTALNEKLLCHAYEFAIINESRLSLCHAWELESEGYLRDWSRCSDLEIAVIAQQLRDDREDRLAQLMADYPHSRVPMQMIMLEGNAKTVLPDYINNHDVDLVIMGSLSRTGIAGFVMGNTAEYMLDNIQCSVITLKPDRFHSPLLGDDD from the coding sequence ATGACGTACCGTCACTTCCTTTTTCCCCTGGCGCCCAAGCAGGCCCTGGACGCTGCATTTCATCAGGCGCTACACGTGGCGAATCTGATCCAGGCCAAAGTCACGCTCCTGACCGTTATCGAAGAGTTAGCCGAACTGGCCGACCTCAGCCGTTACTCGGTTTCAACCCTCAGCCTGCTCGAACACGCGACACACGAGTGTCAGCGGCAACTGGACCAGCACAAACAGGATTTACAGGCTCAATACCCGGATATTGAGTTTCAGAGCCAGGTGGTCACCGGGGTGCCTTATGTAGAGATCATCAAAGTCGCCTCACAACTTCAGGTGGATATGATCGTGATTGACGCCCACCGCGAACACAAAGAAACCGCCTGCCAGTGGGGCACGTCCACCCGCCACCTGATGCGTGAATCTGAAGTGCCGATTTGGGCCCTGCACCAACAGCAAGAGCCCCCCAAACTCGCGCACATCGTGGTGTCGCTGGATGTCAGCCATCTCGACAATACGGCGCTGAACGAGAAACTGCTGTGCCATGCCTATGAGTTTGCCATCATCAATGAATCCCGGTTGTCGCTCTGTCACGCCTGGGAGCTGGAGAGTGAGGGATATTTACGGGACTGGAGCCGCTGCAGTGATCTGGAAATTGCGGTCATCGCCCAGCAACTCCGGGACGATCGGGAAGATCGACTGGCCCAGCTGATGGCTGATTATCCGCACAGCCGGGTGCCGATGCAGATGATCATGCTCGAGGGGAACGCCAAAACCGTACTGCCGGACTATATCAACAACCACGACGTTGATTTGGTGATCATGGGCAGCCTGTCGCGCACCGGCATCGCCGGTTTTGTGATGGGCAATACCGCCGAGTATATGCTGGATAATATTCAGTGCTCGGTGATCACCCTCAAGCCGGATCGATTCCATAGTCCACTCCTGGGGGATGACGACTGA
- a CDS encoding DUF3316 domain-containing protein: MKKSLTIATLVMFSSLFSTGVVADHFATIDRYQHQNGFYTLRTDLVSSKEAAYQQGHQLMETLSRQSAYDLHRTLRVPINRLDVRSVKIDDSYVTVRELSRKPGTIEYQGLVEVFYHYRIRAHR, from the coding sequence ATGAAGAAATCCCTCACGATCGCCACCCTTGTGATGTTCAGCTCCTTGTTCAGTACAGGCGTTGTCGCCGATCACTTCGCAACCATCGACCGCTATCAGCATCAAAACGGTTTTTATACCCTGCGCACCGATCTGGTTTCGAGCAAAGAAGCCGCCTATCAGCAAGGCCACCAGCTCATGGAAACACTGTCCCGGCAGAGCGCCTATGATCTGCACCGGACCCTGCGGGTACCCATCAACCGCCTCGATGTCCGTTCAGTGAAAATCGACGACAGCTATGTCACGGTCAGGGAGCTGTCACGTAAACCCGGTACCATCGAATATCAGGGACTGGTGGAGGTGTTCTACCATTATCGCATCCGTGCCCACCGCTGA
- the betI gene encoding transcriptional regulator BetI — MPKVGMPEIRRPQLVEATMAVIDEVGLSGASVALISRKAGVSPGIINHYFGGKHGLLEETMRSVLRQLSATSIAYLSAVDPQDVTARIKAIVAANFDSYQVENKVVKTWLAFWAQSMHDPALYRLQRVNEKRLLSHLRRELKRVLPAQDAAFVAQGIAALIDGIWLRGALNPDGICPQQAQRIILDYLDKQLVALNASGQ; from the coding sequence ATGCCGAAGGTTGGGATGCCGGAAATACGTCGGCCGCAGCTGGTCGAAGCGACCATGGCGGTGATTGATGAGGTGGGATTGTCCGGGGCCAGTGTGGCCCTGATCAGCCGGAAGGCCGGGGTTTCCCCCGGGATCATCAATCATTATTTCGGTGGCAAGCATGGTTTGCTGGAAGAGACCATGCGCTCGGTCCTGCGTCAGTTGTCCGCGACCTCGATTGCCTATTTGAGTGCGGTTGACCCCCAGGATGTGACGGCACGGATCAAGGCGATTGTGGCGGCCAACTTCGACAGCTATCAGGTTGAAAATAAGGTGGTAAAAACCTGGTTGGCGTTTTGGGCTCAGTCGATGCATGACCCGGCGCTGTACCGGTTGCAGCGAGTGAATGAAAAACGTCTGCTCTCCCATCTGCGGCGTGAGCTCAAGCGGGTGCTTCCGGCGCAGGACGCGGCGTTTGTTGCTCAGGGCATTGCGGCGCTAATCGACGGGATCTGGTTGCGCGGGGCATTGAATCCGGACGGGATTTGCCCGCAGCAGGCGCAGCGGATCATCCTGGATTATCTCGATAAGCAGCTGGTGGCGCTGAACGCATCAGGCCAGTAA
- the betB gene encoding betaine-aldehyde dehydrogenase produces MTMKSLYLNGQAVETTSGETFLTYNPATGEPLAEIGQASSADVERAVASAHEGFKVWSAMGGAERGRILMRAVTILRERNDELAALEVKDTGKPLQEAIAVDIATGADVIEYYAGLAATIHGQQQDLGHNQFFYTRREPLGVCAGIGAWNYPIQIAMWKSAPALAAGNAMVFKPSEETPLTALKLAEIFTEAGVPDGVFNVVQGDYRVGQMLSRHPQIAKMSFTGECGTGKKVMADAAGSLKDITMELGGKSPLVVFDDANLENAVSAAMMANFYTQGEVCTHGTRVFVHDSIYDAFLDQLAARTAKLVIGDPADMQTQIGALISRDHMEKVLGFIEAGKASGARLICGGAREIGNGLENGNFVQPTIFADCTDDMPQVKEEIFGPVMSVLRFSDEAEVIRRANDTQYGLAAGVFTQNLSRAHRVIAQIEAGICWVNTWGGSPAEMPVGGYKQSGIGRENGIETLNHYTQNKSVLIELGDLECPYD; encoded by the coding sequence ATGACAATGAAATCTCTTTACCTCAATGGTCAGGCGGTTGAGACAACCTCTGGCGAAACCTTTTTGACCTACAACCCGGCGACCGGCGAGCCGCTGGCGGAAATCGGCCAGGCCTCAAGCGCCGATGTTGAGCGCGCCGTTGCTTCGGCGCACGAAGGTTTCAAAGTCTGGTCAGCGATGGGTGGTGCCGAGCGGGGCCGGATCCTGATGAGAGCCGTCACGATCCTGCGTGAGCGCAACGACGAGCTGGCTGCCCTGGAAGTGAAAGATACCGGCAAGCCGCTGCAGGAAGCAATTGCGGTCGATATTGCGACCGGCGCCGACGTGATTGAGTACTACGCCGGGCTGGCTGCGACCATTCACGGTCAGCAGCAGGATCTGGGACATAACCAGTTTTTCTATACTCGCCGCGAGCCGTTGGGTGTGTGTGCCGGAATTGGTGCCTGGAACTATCCGATCCAGATCGCGATGTGGAAATCCGCCCCGGCGCTGGCCGCCGGGAACGCGATGGTGTTCAAACCGTCGGAAGAAACCCCGCTGACCGCGCTGAAACTGGCAGAGATTTTCACTGAAGCCGGGGTGCCGGATGGCGTGTTTAACGTGGTGCAGGGGGATTACCGCGTCGGTCAGATGCTGTCGCGCCACCCGCAGATTGCCAAGATGTCATTCACCGGTGAATGTGGCACCGGCAAGAAAGTGATGGCTGATGCGGCGGGCTCGCTGAAAGACATCACCATGGAGTTGGGCGGTAAATCGCCGCTGGTGGTGTTTGATGATGCCAACCTGGAGAACGCAGTGTCTGCCGCCATGATGGCCAACTTCTACACCCAGGGCGAAGTGTGTACGCACGGTACCCGAGTGTTTGTTCACGACTCAATTTACGATGCGTTCCTGGATCAACTGGCAGCACGCACGGCCAAGTTGGTGATTGGCGATCCGGCGGATATGCAAACCCAGATCGGCGCGCTGATCTCCCGCGATCACATGGAAAAAGTGCTGGGCTTCATTGAAGCCGGGAAAGCATCCGGCGCTCGACTGATCTGCGGCGGTGCGCGGGAAATCGGTAACGGCCTGGAGAACGGTAACTTTGTTCAGCCGACCATTTTTGCCGACTGCACCGACGACATGCCGCAGGTGAAAGAGGAAATCTTTGGCCCGGTAATGTCGGTGCTGCGCTTCAGCGATGAAGCCGAAGTGATCCGCCGTGCCAACGATACCCAATACGGCCTGGCTGCCGGGGTCTTTACCCAGAACCTGTCACGCGCCCACCGGGTGATTGCTCAAATTGAAGCCGGGATTTGCTGGGTGAATACCTGGGGTGGCTCACCGGCCGAGATGCCGGTCGGTGGCTATAAGCAATCGGGGATTGGCCGAGAGAACGGGATCGAAACCCTGAACCACTACACCCAGAACAAGAGCGTATTGATTGAACTGGGCGATCTTGAATGTCCGTATGACTAA